The nucleotide sequence ATCCCGGAACTTGTGTAACAACTTGAACGGTAACATCGGCAATGTCAGGATAAGCTTCAATAGCTAATTGTTCCCATGAGTAATAACCTAATATCCCTAACAAAATAAAAACAGTTAGTATTATCCAGCGTTTACCAACGGCAATTGAAATTATTTTTCTCATATTATTCTGCCTCCATCAGATAAAATCCACCCTTTGTTATTATTTCATCATTTGGATTTAAACCTGTTTTAATAACAGCACTGTCCTTATCAGTTGTGAGCATTTCAATTTTTTGCTTAACGTACTTATTTTTTCCAATGTGTATAAATACAAAACTTGCATCATACATTTGAAAAACAGCTTTTGCCGGAACAACAATAGCATCATCAACTTTATTAATAAATTTTACTGTAACATACATTCCCGGCTTCATTATCTTATTCTTGTTCTCGCATTCAATAAGCACCTGAACAGACCGTGTATCTTCATCAATAATTGAATTAATGTGATAAATATGTCCTGTAATAATTTCATTAGGAAAAGATAAAAGTGTTATTTCAACTTCAGTTGAATCATTGATATACTGAATATCTTTTTCTTTTACTTGTCCGGCAACCCATATTTTACTTAACTCAGCAATGGTTGCAACTGGGTCAGAATCCTCCTTAATGTATTGACCGATAACAATGCTATTTTCTACTATTGTTCCTTTTATTGGTGAACGAACTATTAACGGCTGTCCCAAAATTAAATCAGATGTATCAACCTGAAAGACTTTAAGGCTTGCAAGTGCGTTTTCAAAATCTTTTTTCTTTAAAGCATAATTAACTTCGGCTTCTTCAACCTCTTTCTGTACGCCTACTCCTTTGTTTAATAAATCATTTTGCCTTTTAAGATTCTTTGAAGCCAGATACATTTCTTCTTTTGCCTGATAATAGTCTTTTCCGGTTTCAAAATAAGTTGGCGAACTTATCTCGAAAATAGGAGACCCGGCATTTACTTCTTGCCCAAGACGTACATATGATTTTGTGATTCTTCCAGCAAATGGTGCTGCCACTAAAGCATAATTATTTGGAATTGCTTTTACAGTTCCGGCGGTTGTGAGCTTAAATGTGAATGGTCTCGAATTAACTTTATTTGTTTCAATATTTTTAAGAATAGAAGAACTATCTGTTATTGTAATAGTATCATTAGACACATTATAATTTTTTGTTTCAAGAGTTTCGTTTTCTTGGTTACATGCTACAAAACTCATTGCAGCAATGCAAACCATAAATAATTTATACATGTTTTTAAAGTTTAAATACACAATTATTCATTTGCAACCGACATTTTGGTTACAAACATTACTAAGAAAATTCAGATGAAATCAGGTTTCACCAACTAAGATGTGTATTTAAAAGGGGGAGCTCGTAATCCGTTTGAAAATAAAAAGGCAAGGTTTGAGAAATTCTGTTTATTCTTTTGGAAATTAATTTTTCTAAAAAATACTTTTAAGGCTTCAATGGAAAGTGCAAGAAATGAAACAGTAGTTAAAAAATTAGAAAGTAACTGAATAAGAACATACCCATTTTTAGTATGATTGTGGTTTACCGGAATATTACCTGTGCTTGCTTTAAATGGATGGGAATGAACAATGATTACTCCATTTTCAATATGATGGGTGTGAGTAAATAATGTTATACTTCCGTAATACCCCAAAAAGAGGAATAAAAGAAAGTATTTCATTATTTTATTTGACCAGTGTTTCAAGTTTGGCAATAACTTTTTAGCAAAGATAGTTATTTTATAAGCATTCCAAATAATGCTTAATAAACAAAAAAAGAAGGCAAATACTCAACGAAATGTTATCTTTTTACCTTTCACAACAATAAAGCTCCCTGTTCCGTAACCTACTGATGGCGTTTCGATTGCTGCAAAATCCAGACTATTTAATGTTTGAACTGTTTTTACAATTTCGAATCCATTATTTTGGAGCATTGCATTTATTTCTGGTACTGAATAAAAAGTTGCCTGTTTATAAAACACACTATTTTCTTTGTCTTTTAATAGAATTTGTCCCAGTCGGCTTTCTCTGTCTATAAAAGCAATAATTATTTCGCCCTCATCCTTCAATATTCTGAACGTTTCTTTCAAAGCTTTATCCGGATCTTGAATAAAGCATAGTGAGGTAATAAATACTGCAAAATCAAAACCAGCATCAGGATATGGCAGGTTTTCTGCAACACCGCTTTTTACTGTAAGATTACGTTTTCTGGCAAGTTCCAGCATTTTTTCAGATGGATCAACACCAAAGTTAATACCGAGCTTTTCTGCAAATATTCCACTGCCAATACCAATTTCAATACCCGTTCCGGACAATGGCAACAATGTTCTGATGGCAAGCAATTCAGATTGAAAAATTACATCATTTAATCTGAACCATTCTTCGTATTCATCAGTATATATATCAAATGGATTGATTTCCATTTTAAATTAAAATGTAATTATTTTATCAGATTCCATAGTCAACTTTGTAAGCTCCGTCATACTGCTTAAGCTTGCTCCTTCAAGAAACTTCAACTCCTTTATTCCTCTAGCTTCTACACATGATGTACATATTTTAATTTGTCCATTTTTTAGTACAACTGCCTTTAGCATTCGTTCTATATTATAATAACCATTAGGCGTATTTTGATTTGGTATGGCACAACTAACAGCATCTGCCATTAAAAAAATAGTTAGTTCAGTATTCTCATAATCTTTCTGAATCTGCATTGCCAAACGCAAAGCATTAAATGCTTTTTCTGTTCCATAAGGTGCATCGTTGATGATAATTAAAATTTTTTTCATGATATTTATGTGATTTGTTATTTATTTACTAAAGAATCCATTAATGCTTTAAGCATATTGAAGACCGTCATTGCATTTGAGTATAGTTCTACATTAGACTTTATTGCGTTAAGCATAATGTCCATATTCATTGTTGAAATGACTGTTTTTCCTTCATGCTCATAAATTGCTAATTTGCAGGGCATAAATATTGAAAATTCCGGATTGTCAGTAAGCATTAAAGCCGCTGTTTTTGCTTGACAAATCTCATAAATAAAAACTTTTCTTTTTATTGGGAATCCCTTACTTTCAACAATGTCGTGATAAACATATGTTTGAAGCAATGCGAATTTATTATTTTCACATGCTTTAGGAACTTTTTGCGAAATATTCTCGATTGATTCATTACT is from Bacteroidia bacterium and encodes:
- a CDS encoding efflux RND transporter periplasmic adaptor subunit, which produces MYKLFMVCIAAMSFVACNQENETLETKNYNVSNDTITITDSSSILKNIETNKVNSRPFTFKLTTAGTVKAIPNNYALVAAPFAGRITKSYVRLGQEVNAGSPIFEISSPTYFETGKDYYQAKEEMYLASKNLKRQNDLLNKGVGVQKEVEEAEVNYALKKKDFENALASLKVFQVDTSDLILGQPLIVRSPIKGTIVENSIVIGQYIKEDSDPVATIAELSKIWVAGQVKEKDIQYINDSTEVEITLLSFPNEIITGHIYHINSIIDEDTRSVQVLIECENKNKIMKPGMYVTVKFINKVDDAIVVPAKAVFQMYDASFVFIHIGKNKYVKQKIEMLTTDKDSAVIKTGLNPNDEIITKGGFYLMEAE
- a CDS encoding DsrE family protein translates to MKKILIIINDAPYGTEKAFNALRLAMQIQKDYENTELTIFLMADAVSCAIPNQNTPNGYYNIERMLKAVVLKNGQIKICTSCVEARGIKELKFLEGASLSSMTELTKLTMESDKIITF
- a CDS encoding DUF302 domain-containing protein; its protein translation is MPAEKMIEMFTLKIISNESIENISQKVPKACENNKFALLQTYVYHDIVESKGFPIKRKVFIYEICQAKTAALMLTDNPEFSIFMPCKLAIYEHEGKTVISTMNMDIMLNAIKSNVELYSNAMTVFNMLKALMDSLVNK
- a CDS encoding class I SAM-dependent methyltransferase, producing MEINPFDIYTDEYEEWFRLNDVIFQSELLAIRTLLPLSGTGIEIGIGSGIFAEKLGINFGVDPSEKMLELARKRNLTVKSGVAENLPYPDAGFDFAVFITSLCFIQDPDKALKETFRILKDEGEIIIAFIDRESRLGQILLKDKENSVFYKQATFYSVPEINAMLQNNGFEIVKTVQTLNSLDFAAIETPSVGYGTGSFIVVKGKKITFR